The Aedes albopictus strain Foshan chromosome 2, AalbF5, whole genome shotgun sequence region cttagtccctttagcattgggcgaatatgtttccgtgactatgatttgaatcgaaaattgttcgaagtgttacgtctgtttgtctgtgcctccactttaacatcttatgcaacatcttatacgatcactggttgactgggttattTTGTCACTGTCCGGCAATTTCCAATACTTAGGTTCTTTGACGTAAATAGCTGTTAGAGCCCTGTGAAATATGGAGAACAAATCCCAGTACGATAGTGCACCACATTCATAACGCAATACCGTGCTGGAGTAATGCTACAAGTCCAACATTGATAATCACTTGAGATAGTGCAATGTCATATGAAATATATCACAATATatcaaaacaatggtcgcagtgatggaaatacaATGGAGGTAATAAACTACAGAGGGAAAATGTCGCTGGCGttgccgccgcaacatctcttgctgacgaagatagggagggatataagacacattccacgcacctctacgccaagggtgtgaaatatcaaagtgattgtttcgccccaagctttccagcatatgaaaaagggtagattaaatcttaggaaaaccatttgttttacttaaaatttgactggttacGTATTtaaatacagtgacgattcgttcgttgagagctcgttagatgggctgtctcgatggttgaatgttcactggttggggcaaaacccaactaaaaggcactgtcaatgtcaaaatagatgtcaaaacgagtttgacgtctgaccgccgtcgcatcacagctcctgtatacagaacgtttacgcaagtatgtgagtgttccgtgacgtatttctcgtcactttcgtgtgtctagagcattttgatcagttgtcagttgccccaacgaacgaacacgattcgctaatcggggcgcagtcgtgacccaaccagcgaatctggactgtataataaactagcttcaATTTAAGATCAATTgagggtgatttaaaaaaaatcggatgaaaattggcgaaatgccagcattttgaaaatgagttgcagATGGTCGGAgacgtgaaggttaaataaaactcgaaacaggttccccttTATCtgtagaacaagtattgcatcagcaagtacatctaataagcttgttataaaacctgttaaaccatatgatcatgaacattaaaattgattgcagacgtcatttgttcacgaaagttagttcctcgcggtgtcccgttacgctggaatgtgtcaagaGTCAAAGCGAACaaatatgcagtttgacagataaagaCTGcctcagaaagtatggacgcacctagttttcggatgtctgggcctgatcgatggttcttgtttcgggcttcgttttgtCTGTTCCTacttaaggggccattagactgtttgtcataatgacaaatatttgtcattgtagtccgacattcatccgaggttgccatgatttacgttgtgttggtcatttgttgggcttgtttggccaaatatttgtcatgtctaatgggacctttactaTTTGATCAATTATTAAAaagttctttgccacgatgaacattggaatacTAAATGTTTGCATATCCCGCTTTGTGTATGTTAGAAGGTTTTGCTTGTGCCTTCATTACACGTCTACTCAAACGAGGATTAGCAGGATTTTAACTTTTGACCCATTTTTTTGCTTATAAGCTTGCTTATAAGTAAATTTAACTTACTCCCTCTATAGTTTCCTAATTTCCTAAGTGACGTTTTAAGCGTTGTACATCATTTGTGCATTGTTCTTCGAAGGTATTCCACTGAAAGttaatgtattttgaaacaaactgattGAATCAAATAAACCGCTGCACAAATGCTAAGAGAATATGTTGATCAGCAGGATGCAGCCTTCACAAAGAACTAGTCAATAATAATCtttaaatgccagtattttctttctgcgtccatactttctggggcggtctATAGATACCCGGGTTGTTTGCGAACgcgaacaaagggaacagcagcgacattcgtcctctatagtttattaattctattggaaataccgaacacggaataaaaaaaaaagatcttaTTCCATAAATGCCTCCAggggttcaaaatttcaaaaaaggcaAGAACTTCCTTTGTGATTATTTGATTTCCAATACACTGCGAGAAACTACCTGTATCTTCTTCTTCAAGACAGACTTCAACCaaaagtaattattattattattattatctttatttacgagattttcagccctgggcaaCCAAAAGTAACTATTTTTTGTTTCTCAAGTGTCGCAACGTTTCTGCGACTAGTGTGTTATGTTGAAAGATATGCACTACTTTCGAGATGAAACTCAATTATTCGACTTCCGGTTTTGTGATAAAGCagcaatatatatttttttggtaTAGGGAAGTGCATCAATAATGCAGGTCTATAAAACGTGTTTGACCTGGGATACCTTTGTGAGAATAATGAGTTAtgattattttttctaaaaataaaaaaattcggACATTTCcagatagaatttctgaaaataaataatttacaGACTCTTGGAAACAAAATAAATCTGAAAGTTTTATTATACTAGTTATTTGCATGACCATCTTTGAACTAGCAATAATGAGGATGGAAAAAATACCGTCATTTTCAGTAAGTTGGTTACAATTTATACTTGTTCGTTCTACCAGTGGCCGAATTGCGGCGCACAGTTTTttcgaagagaaaaaaaaaattctttcattGCTCACACATTTAATTCGTAAGTGTCCACAAGCATTGTATTGTTGCACAATATACTGGAATGCATAATGCAGCATTTCCACACCTGCCGAGCAATAAATAATGCATAAGATCAAATAAAGTGATGCATTGCAAAatttctacttacgaatggtgCATTTAAATGTGATAAACAGACTTAACAAGTATATATTAGGGTGGGTCATCACGATCGTTTTCTCCGTTTTCGCAGATCAAAGCATTTTTGGATCCATTACAGATCTCGAGTAGGGCTTACGTATGCGAATGCGAACATGCTTCATTACGgtcgaatttgtttttttttttatttaacgacGGGCCCATAACCAAAGCGGTAAATGTAGTATGATgcttcataaaaaatatttatttgtaaaatttgatACCTTTTCGAAgctgactacaaatttgtcaccttctttgtttttggtgcttttccgtgcgtttcattggaagtggaaACATTTTCTCTacttttgatactgaacagcatatttaccTGAGATCCAAAATGAAgttcatcacatagttgaatacttttcgtgttccaatataaatttaccaagatttagtagagattatgtgataaataccATAAACTTACGAAAAGCTCCTAGACCGACTGAAAATCGTATGTACTCAGTATGTTGAAACGGCTCGACCTGAGTGTGCTAGGATCAGCGCTGACAAACTCTAAGGGCACCTATAGAGCACACTAGTCCGCTGAGTGTAGGTAGAAATATGAACACTTTCAACGTTTCTGAAACAACACCCCGAACTGGTATTAGCCCAGGTGGTCAAGGGGAAAACACAGTAGAGATGATGAAACGGGACGAATTCGAAAGGAAAATGCCACACATGATCGACGATGACGTACTTGAAACTTAACCGAGATCTAACGGCGGGGAACCAGACACATAACAACAAATTCGCCAAATACCTGGCGAATTCGAAGATCATCGATTAAGCCACCGAAAGTAGGTTGAATACTAGGGTGGCCTACAATGGACAACCCGCTtgacgcacacccacagttgatcagcaggagtaaatccattttattttgtatggtgaaaagcatctaaacttgaattacttgaaatagaaagctgttactgaaaaaatatttggtagttttaatagtagtcaccattgtgcacaaccactaccaaatattttttcgaataatgtattccacttcgataaatttgcctttgaatgctattcgccatacaatatttttgcgatttacttttagcgatttttcgcgcatagactagcgccacattggtcgatgcggagagtaggaaaacagccgatgtagttaattcattatatgaaaaacaaaaattttgaaaaatgccaagtattttatggactcccagaagctgcaTTCAaagtttgagcaaaatcgattaagcctaagggggcgctgaaCAAGCttgaaaacgtggccaaatgtatacAGAAATCTCAAGATTTCAATTTTTGccgttaggtggcgctgtaagcgttaaaTGATAAaactctttggtattattgtaagtGGCTACATACCAAACAACAtagtcgaagaccgtaaagtgatccgacgtctgtgagAAAAGCAAGAGAAAAGTTAAaatttaagaacccaaacaatGCCTATTCTGTTTAAGTATTTGGAAACTTTAGCTGTGGTCAACTTGTCATCTCATTTGAACATTCTTCAAATGATCGTCGAAAATATCACCGTTCCAGATATATACAACGGTGTCAGAATGGTACACCGCTTGAAGCATGCGACAAATATTAACACCAAAAGTAACAAACAACAGCGCATAACTaagtaataaaataaaacaatcaATTTTAGATAAAATCCCGAATCTATTTTCAACGTTAAAAAGTATTGCTttgaacataacaaaaataaATGGTTTTATTGAGTAAGAACATACATTTATGTACGCTAGAATGTAACAGAGATAAAAAAGAGAGAGAGCAAGGTTTAcagaaattacaaataaacagatcTTTAAGCACAACATCGATTTCTTAAGAGTTACTTAGCCACAAACAGTGTATGACCACCTTTATGTCATGATATAGCTGTATTTCTGCGATGTAACTGTTGCAACAATTTGAAGCGGTTCCAATATTTTACTTGCTGCCCGAAGCAGTATCCTGCGCCGCCGTTTCGTCAGCAGCTGAAGCGTTAAGTTGAGAAGAACTGCGTCCGTATGCACCACCACTACTACTCAGAGCCATTCGTTGCATTTGACGTATAACAGTTGCTGCGTGATAGGCCTGCTTCCATCGCGACTTGGCGAAATTTTTCTTAAGCTGCTCGGAAACGGTTCCGTGGATATTCTTACTACTAGCTGCGTTTCCGGAAATCCAAGGGTGCGCAAGCGCCTGTTTACACGTAAACCTTTTCTCCACATTAACACACATTAGGTTCCGGATAAAATCTTTTGCCGATTCGCCAATCTCATCCCAATAGGGGGAGTCAAACTCAAATTCGCCTTTTAAAATTTGTGCAAATAGGTTGGCATCATTCTCGTCATAAAATGGTGGATATCCACACAGTAAAATGTACGATATTACTCCTATACTCCAAACATCTACTGCTTTTCCATACGGCTTTTGCGCTAACACCTCAGGTGCTACATATCCGGGAGTCCCACAGGCCGTAGCCATAAATCCGGAATCCTCCATCTTGGATAGCCCAAAGTCACTTATCATGATTTTACTATCCTCCGCAGGGTTATAGTACAGCAAATTTTCAGGTTTCAAGTCTCTATGTACTACGCCTTGTTCATGCATATAGTCTACAGCTTCTAGCACTTGACGAATCAAGTAAGACGCATCTCTTTCTGAGTAAGATCCCTTTTCTACAATGCGGTCGAAAAGCTCCCCGCCGGTAACCAGCTCCATAATTAAGTAGACTTTTGATTTATCTTCATACGTTTCAAACAGTTGAACTATGTTTGGATGAGTAAACCACGTTTTATCCGGATCATTTTCTTGCCGTTTGGCGCTAAATCGCTTCAGCACacgaatttcattttccaacgagTCCTCCTTACCTTTCAAGGCTTTTTTGTCAATAATTTTGACGGCAAACGCCTGACCCGTTTCGCGGTGTTCGCAAAGACGTACTTCCGAGAACGCTCCTGTCCCAAGTAACTCCTTTATAACATACTTGTCTTCGATGCTTGGTTGCTTTTCGATTTCCTTAGTATCTTTCCGCACTTTCTTGCCGGAATCTTTCTTTCCGAATAATGGCATCTTGTTAGAAATTCTTTGTCGATACTTTCACGAGCAACACACACTAAGTACGTCTACGATGCACAATGTACATATAAAATTAGTTACAATTATGCAACCAAGCACAGGCCTCCTAACCTTGTGCAACAGCGATGAAATTTAAAATCTGGTAACAAGTTTTGTACAACAAACGACGGCTATCTGGATGGTCCTTAGGATATGCACTTTTAAGTGGCTATTGAATTACGCTGAGTAGTCGAATCTGTAAGAAGAAATGATCGAAACATACTTTTAGCTCAATGATGAATTTATAAATAGTATTCTTCAATAAGGCCAGTTTTTCCACAATACccacagaaaatattttgttttctagGTTTCTAGCTGTGCTCTGACTATAGCTTCAAAATAAAGCAACGGGCGTGGGGGGGAGGTGCTGGGGGTTTGTAAAGGTGGTTACTTCAGgccgaacatgtctaaaggtcctatctgcagaagagaggctctctttcgttaatatctcagctgtttatttgtattatgattgtctccttgcattgaacgatggtcaaaacaatcgtcttttgaattgtactgcaaaaatagttgaaaagtgtaccattacattgcaataattgaaagagaaagtgaacaaagagagtctctcaaatgcagataggacctattgaaatgtttggcctgacttgTCTTCAAGACAAAGTCTACGGCATATACAAATTTCGAAACTTTTGTCTATGGAGAAGAAGAAGATATGAGATTACCAAACCAACCCCGGTGGtcttaggctgacagggaaggggaggggttgcttctgcaaacctgagcgtctgtcaGCTTTAATATTGATGGGCGATTTGCAGgagtgcgtgatcggttggtacccgatcaacgaaagaatgtacaggttCAGAATCAatagccgattcttcaacttcagcacaataaacgtgcacagcacttactccggaagcactgatgatgacaaagacgcattttacacgcaactcgaacgcgagtactATCGCTGTTCAAGCCACGATCATCTGACCTAAACGCTCagctaggccaggaggaggaattcagaccgacgattggaaagttcagcgctcaccagctgacgaacgaaaacggccacctacaaccttgagcgactgaagcaaccggatgtcgcctcaacatacacg contains the following coding sequences:
- the LOC109415144 gene encoding calcium/calmodulin-dependent protein kinase type 1, yielding MPLFGKKDSGKKVRKDTKEIEKQPSIEDKYVIKELLGTGAFSEVRLCEHRETGQAFAVKIIDKKALKGKEDSLENEIRVLKRFSAKRQENDPDKTWFTHPNIVQLFETYEDKSKVYLIMELVTGGELFDRIVEKGSYSERDASYLIRQVLEAVDYMHEQGVVHRDLKPENLLYYNPAEDSKIMISDFGLSKMEDSGFMATACGTPGYVAPEVLAQKPYGKAVDVWSIGVISYILLCGYPPFYDENDANLFAQILKGEFEFDSPYWDEIGESAKDFIRNLMCVNVEKRFTCKQALAHPWISGNAASSKNIHGTVSEQLKKNFAKSRWKQAYHAATVIRQMQRMALSSSGGAYGRSSSQLNASAADETAAQDTASGSK